Proteins from a single region of Hypomesus transpacificus isolate Combined female chromosome 9, fHypTra1, whole genome shotgun sequence:
- the tmem167b gene encoding protein kish-B, which produces MTNVYSFDGILVFGLLFICTCAYLKKVPRLNSWLLSEKRGLWGVFYKAAVIGTRLHIAVAVSCMSMAFYLVFLK; this is translated from the exons ATGACAAATG TGTACTCTTTTGATGGCATCCTGGTGTTCGGGCTGCTCTTCATCTGCACGTGTGCATACCTCAAGAAAGTTCCCCGTCTCAACAGCTGGCTGCTGTCAGAGAAGAGAGGACTGTGGGGAGTGTTTTATAAAG CCGCGGTGATTGGAACCAGGCTCCACATTGCCGTAGCGGTGTCCTGCATGTCCATGGCCTTCTACCTGGTCTTTTTAAAGTGA